The Candidatus Eisenbacteria bacterium nucleotide sequence GCGCAGCTCTTCGCGGCGCGCGGAGCGGTCGTCGCGATGCTGAACCCGCGCGGATCGACCGGCTTCGGGAAGCGCTTTAGCGATCAGATCAGCCGCGACTGGGGCGGGCGCTGCTTCGAGGACATTCGGCTCGGCGTCGATCTTCTTCTTCGCAAGCACCGCTTCATCGATGGAAACCGAATGGCGGCGGCGGGGGCGAGCTTCGGCGGCTTTCTCGTCAACTGGATCGCGGGGCGGACCGACCGCTTCCGCGCGCTCGTCTCGCACGACGGAATCTTCAACGCCGAAACGATGGCGTACACGACCGAGGAGCTCTGGTTCGACGAATATGAGCACGGACCTTTGCCGCACACGAACCGAAGGGCGATCCTCAAGTTCAGCCCGCACCTCCATGTCTCCAAGTTCCGAACCCCGACCCTCGTGATACACGGGGATCAGGATTTCCGTTGCCCGATCTCCGAGGGGATCGGGATGTTCACGGCGCTTCAAGTGATGGGTGTTCCCTCGCGGTTCCTGCATTTTCCGGACGAAGGGCATTGGGTCCAGAAGCCGGCGAACGCGGAGGTTTGGTATCACGAGGTGATCGGTTGGCTGATGAAGCACATCGAGAATACGCCCGCGGCGGCTCGGAAGCGGGGCGGCGGAAAGCGAAGCGGGAAACGGAAGACCCGCGCGAGAAGCCCGCGCGCGAAGGGCAGGAACCAATGAACGAGAAGGGAACGCGCATCGAGAAAGACTCGCTCGGCGAGGTGAGGGTTCCCGAGGACGCGCTCTACGGGGCGCAGACCGCGCGAGCGGTGGAGAACTTCGCGGTCTCCGGCTTGAGACCCTGGCGCGCGTTCATCTGGTCGATGGGGACGATCAAGCGGGCGGCGGCGGAGGTTCATCGGGATCTCGGTCTTCTCAACACGGAGCGCGCGGAAGCGATCGCGCGGGCGGCCGAAGAGGTCGCCGAGGGGAAGTGGGACGCGGAGTTCGTCGTGGATCCGTTCCAGGCGGGAGCCGGAACGAGCCACAACATGAACGCGAACGAGGTGATCGCGAACCGTGCGACGGTCCTCCTCGGCGGAAAGCCGGGCGAGTACCTCGTGCATCCGAACGATCACGTCAACATGAGCCAGTCGACGAACGACACGATCCCGACCGCGATCCGCCTCGGGTGCCTCTGGCGCGAGGAGGAGCTCCTCGGGGCGGTCCGTTCCCTCGGCCATGCGCTTCGCGACAAGGCGCGCGAGTTCGACGATGTCGTGAAGTCGGGAAGGACCCATATCCAGGACGCGGTCCCCGTGCGGCTCGGGCAGGAGTTCGGCGCGTACGCGAAGGCGGTCGAGCGGGACGCGGAGCGGATCGCGGAGGCCGCCGACGGGCTCCGGCGTCTCGGGATCGGCGGGACGGCGGTCGGCAGCGGTCTCAACGCGCATCCCGAGTACCACGCGCGGATGGTGCGCCGCCTCTCCGAGATCACCGGTCTCCGGCTCGAAGGATCGGACGATCTCTTCGAGTCGATGCAGTCGATGGCAGACCCGATTCACTTCTCGGGCGCCCTCCGCACGCTCGCGCTCACGCTCATCCGTATCGCGAACGATGTTCGCCTCCTCGCCTCGGGGCCCGCGACCGGGCTCGACGAGATCCGGCTCCCCGCCGTGCAGCCGGGATCGAGCATCATGCCGGGGAAGGTGAACCCGGTCCTCGCCGAGATGCTTGACATGGCGATGTTTCATGTGATTGGATGCGACACCGCGGTCGCGCTCGCCTCGCAGGCCGGGCAGCTCGAGCTGAACGTGATGATGCCGGTCATCGCGCACAACCTTTTCGAGAGCATGCAGGTCATGATCGGATCGGTCCGGATGTTCACCGGGAAGTGCGTGGTGGGGATCCGGGCGAACCGCGAGAAGGCGGAGGGATGGCTCGCGCGGAACGCGATCGTCGTCACCGCGCTGAACCCAATCATCGGCTACGCCGCCGGCGCGGCCCTCGTGAAGGAGGCGGCCGAGAAGGGAACGTCGATCCGCGACCTCGCGATCGAGAAGGCGCGCGCCGGGAAGCTCCGGCACCGGGAGGGCGCGCGCGCCGTCGCTCCCGAGGAGATCGATTCCGCCCTCCGCGACCTCCGCCGCCTGACGGAGGGGGGGATGGCGGGGTAACGTCAATCTGCTAGGGACTCCTCCGGTGTTTTCTCAGCCGGGGCCCGGGGCAAGGGGGTGCCGGCTCAGACACCCCTCGCGCGCCCGGCCAACGGCAACGGGAAGTGGTGTCACCATTTCCGTGGCGCGCTCGGGAACTCGCCGGTTCACCCCCTTGCCCCACGCCCCGGCGGCCGCGCAAGGCGCACCATTCATACGGATTGAGAGTCGCTTCCTACCCCCCCGCGATCCGCCACACTTGCGCGACGAGGAAGACGACGAGGAAGCCCATCGCGACCGGAAGGAGCGTCGCGACCGCGGTCCACTTCCGGCTTCCGGTCTCCTTGTAGATCGTGTAGATCGTCGTGCTGCACGGGTTGTGGATGAGGCTGAAGAGCATCAGGTTCACCGCCGTGAGGAGCGTCCAGCCGCCCGCCTTGAGGAGATCGAGCGTGTCGGAGGCCGATTCGAGCTCGAACATCACGCCCGCGCCCGCGCCGACTCCCGAGGTTCCGGTCGCGAGAACGGTGAGCATGAGGATCGTCGGGACCACGATCTCGTTCGCCGGAATCGCCACGACATAAGCGAGAAGGATCACGCCGTTCAAGCCGAGCACGACGCCGAACGGATCGAAGAAGCGGATCAGGTGCTCGGCGAGGCTCGCGCCGGCGAAGCGGAGGTTCGCCGAGAGCCAGATCGCCGCCCCCGCCGGAACCGCGAAGACGATCGCCCGCCAGAGAACGAAGATCGTTCGATCGATGATCGATGTATAAATCGTCTGGAGAATCCTCGGGGGACGATAGGGCGGAAGTTCGAGGCTGAACGTCGAGATCTCGCCGCGGAGAAGCGTTCGCGAGAGACCCCACGACACGGCGAGGGAGAGGGCGACCCCGAGAAGG carries:
- a CDS encoding aspartate ammonia-lyase; the encoded protein is MNEKGTRIEKDSLGEVRVPEDALYGAQTARAVENFAVSGLRPWRAFIWSMGTIKRAAAEVHRDLGLLNTERAEAIARAAEEVAEGKWDAEFVVDPFQAGAGTSHNMNANEVIANRATVLLGGKPGEYLVHPNDHVNMSQSTNDTIPTAIRLGCLWREEELLGAVRSLGHALRDKAREFDDVVKSGRTHIQDAVPVRLGQEFGAYAKAVERDAERIAEAADGLRRLGIGGTAVGSGLNAHPEYHARMVRRLSEITGLRLEGSDDLFESMQSMADPIHFSGALRTLALTLIRIANDVRLLASGPATGLDEIRLPAVQPGSSIMPGKVNPVLAEMLDMAMFHVIGCDTAVALASQAGQLELNVMMPVIAHNLFESMQVMIGSVRMFTGKCVVGIRANREKAEGWLARNAIVVTALNPIIGYAAGAALVKEAAEKGTSIRDLAIEKARAGKLRHREGARAVAPEEIDSALRDLRRLTEGGMAG